One Burkholderia sp. 9120 genomic window, CCGGCACCGCCGGCTTCGGCTTTTTTGTTGTCTAATGGTCCGTCGGCAAAGCCGCGGCGCCTCGCTGACGGTGTGCTACAGTCGCGCACCGTCCGGCGCCCAGCCGGACTCCCCTAACCCGTGCGCACCCTGGTGCGGAGGACAGCATGAGCAACATCCAGCTAGATATCGAATGGACCGAAGCAGCATCAAAGAAAATCGAAAAACTGATGCCGCGCGGCGGTCAGGAAGCGTTTCTGGCGCTGCCGCCCGTCGAATGCCTGCCGATGGAAGGCGACGTGCTGTTTCTCGGCCCGGACGGCAAGCAGCAACCGTTCATCGTCGCGGAACGCCAGTATCACCATGATGGCGACGCCGACTGGACCATCATCCTGATCCTCGACGTCCCGCAAGCCACGCATTAATCCCACGCTGTAAACGCCAACGGCGAGCGCCGCGCGGACCGTTTTCCGGACCGCCAGCCGCTCGCCGTTGCGCAAAGCGGTCAAGCGATCGAACCCGTCGTTCGATCGCTCATTCGACCACTTACACGATCTTCGACACCACGCGAAGTTCCGAGTGTTCGACCCAGTCCGTCACGGCGTTCTTAAACGCCGTGATATGCGCGGATCTGGCATGCGCCGCCAGCGCTTCCTGACTTTCCCAACGCTCGATGAACACAAACCGGCGCGGCTCCTGCACGTCGCGATGCAGGTCGTACTGAAGCGCGCCCTGCTCTTTGCGCGTCGGTCCGACGATACCTTCGAGCGCCTGACGCAGTTGCTCTTCATAGCCCGGCTTCGCCACCGAGATTGCGACCACTGCGATTTCCGACATGCCTGACCTCCAATTCACGAAAAGAAGCAGCAGCATACCCGCCGGGCGTCAATCGTGCAGGCGGCCGCCGCGCGCCGCGAGACGAGCGCTTTCACCGCCTCGCGTCTCGCCTGACAACACC contains:
- a CDS encoding putative quinol monooxygenase, encoding MSEIAVVAISVAKPGYEEQLRQALEGIVGPTRKEQGALQYDLHRDVQEPRRFVFIERWESQEALAAHARSAHITAFKNAVTDWVEHSELRVVSKIV